In the Mesorhizobium sp. WSM2240 genome, TCATGCTGGCGCTTTTGCTGAGCTGGCGCGCATTCCTTCTCGGATTTGGAACGCTTTTGGAGCATCCACGCTATCGTACCCATGTCGTCTGCGACCCCTGTTTTTAGTCTGGAATGGGTGGAGGAGACGGTCATCCGATCAATTCAGGGATTGCCTCTCTGTCCAGTAAGCTGCCGGCAGACGATTAGCGGATCATTATCCGGACTAAGCGCAGGGCACCCTGCTGATCCCATCGCGACGAGCCCGGCTGAAATGACGTATGTGGGGCCGGTTGCGGTCTGTCAGCTTCCAGCCGCAATCTTTGAATTGCCGACATTCGTGTAGGCGTGGCGGTCGGTGCCCCGGTGGCGCGCTTCGAGCGGGCCCGGACCGATCGCCATGCCCGCTCGTATGGAATGGTAGGGTCGGGTTGCAGGGAAACCGCGCATGATCGAGCAGGTGACAAGGGCAACCCGCCATTGGCATCTCGCCGATACTTGACGCGTCGCTCAATAGGCGATCTTGGCGATGGCGCGCAACTCGTCCGGCGTCGCATGGCAGAAGCCGAAGAACTCGAGATACGCCGGGATTTGTTCGAACAGCATGTCGGTTCCAACCTGGAACTGGCAGCCGCGTTCGCCCGCCGCGGCGAGGAACGGGGTGATCTCGGTCTTCATCACCACCTCGCCGACAAAGGTCGACGGGTCGATGCGAGACACATTCATCGGCAGCGGATCGCCCTCTTTCATACCGAGCGGCGTCGCGTTGACCACGAGGTCATATCCGGCCGGATCGTTCGAGCCGGTGTTGACGATAAGGTCGGGATAGGCTTGTCGCAGTCGCACGGCCAGCCCCTGCATCGACGGCTCGTCGCCGTCGAACAGCGACAGTTCTGCGACCCCCGCCTTGGCCAGCGAGGCCGCGATGGCCGATCCGGCGCCGCCCGAACCGACAACCAGCGCCTTCTTGCCCGACAACTCCTGGCCCTTGCGCAGCACGCCTCTGACAAACCCCTCGCCGTCGAACATATCTCCAACCAGCCGTCCCTCCGGATCAAGACGGATGGCATTGCAGGATCCGGCGACCTGTGCCGTTGTCGACGCCTCGTCGAGAAGCGTCATCGTCGTGACCTTGTGCGGCATGGTCACCAGAGCGCCGTGAATGTTCGACAGGCGGAAGACGAGCTTCAGGAACTTGGCGTAATCCTCAGACTTGGAGCCCATCGGGACCACGACCGCATCGATGCCATGCTTTTCGAAATAGGGGTTGTAGATCATGGGCGCTCGAAAAGACTCGGTCGGGTACCCAAGATGGGCGATCAGTTTGGTCTTGCCAGAAATCACGTGTCACCTGCGTCTTTTGCCTCGCCCTAGCCCTCGTAACCCAGCAGGCGTGGAAGGAAGAGAACGATGTCGGGGATCAGTATCATCGCCAGGAGAGCGGCCACGAGAACCACGAGGAACGGCACCACGTCGCGGATGATGTCGCGCAGCGGAATGCCGGTGACCGCGTTGATGACGAACAGAAGGATGCCGTAGGGCGGTGTGATCAGGCCGATCATGCAGTTCACGACGATGACCACGCCGAAATGCACCAGATCGATCCCCAGAAGGTTGCAGGTCGGAATGAACAGGGGAACGATGACCAGGATAATCGTCGTCGCGTCGAGGAGACAGCCCAGAACCAGAACCAGCACGTTCACCGCCAGCAGGAACGTCAGTGGTGCGACGTCGACGTTCACGAGGTAGGCCGCCAGAGCCGCCGGAATGTTCTCCGATGCGACGATGTAGTTCAGGATCAGCGCGCCGCCGATGACGATGCCGACGGCCGCCGACGACCGCGAACTTTCCACCAGGATCGAATACAACGTCTTCAGGCTCAGTGAGCGATAAAAGACCGTCGACAGCAGCAGGGCATAGGCTGCGGCGACGGCAGCGGCCTCGGTCGGTGTCGTGACGCCGCCGTAGATGCCGTAAAGGAGGATCGCAGGCATCAGCAGCGCGGGAAAAGCCTGGCTGGTCACCCTCGGCAGATCGCGGAATGGCACCGGTTCCTCGGTGGCGAAGCCGCGGCGGTGCGAGATCCAGAAATTCATGGCCATCAGCACGGCGCCCATAAGCAATCCGGGAAGGATGCCGCCAAGGAACAGCGCCCCGATGGATGCATTCGAGATGAGCGCGTAGAGCACCATCGGGATCGAGGGCGGAATGATCGGGCCGATCGTGGCAGAGGCGGCGGTGATCGCTGCGGCGTAGCCTGCGGGAAAGCGGCCGTCCTTGCGCATCATGTCGATGATGATTTTTCCGATCCCTGCCGCATCGGCCACGGCCGATCCGGACATTCCGGAGAATATGAGGGAGGCCATGACGTTGACGTGGCCTAAACCGCCCTTGAATCGGCCGACAGTGGCGATGCAGAAGTTCAGCAGCCGATCCGAGACCGACCCCTCGTTCATGATGTTCGCCGCGACGATGAAGAGCGGCACAGCGAGCAGGAGGAAGCTCTGGTAGATGCCGTCCGTCAGGGTCTTACCGACGATCCCGATCGAGGTTCCCGACGCCAGCATGTAGGTCATGGCGGCCACGATGATCGCATAGGCGATCGGGACGCCGATCCCGGCCAGGAGGAAGAGTGAACCCACCATGATCGCGAGTTCGAGACTCATTTCACTATCTCCGCGTGAATCGGCTCTTCATATGGAAGCACGTGGAGTTCACGATCGGCGCCGTGACGGACGCAGTCCCAGGCGCGCAAGAGATAGCGGAGGCCGACGGCCGCGAGGAACACGAAGTAGATCGAGTAGATCGGCAGCATCTTCACCGGCAGGGTCGCCGAGGATTTCAGCCGCAGCAGCTTCATCCTGTCATAGGTTGGCCCGATCGAGGACCAGAGGGCCGCGGCGATGATCAGCGCACCAATGATGGCCAGAGCAGTGCGGGTGTTCCGGCCGACCACGTTGTAGATGATGTCGAAAGTGACGTGGTCATGATCCCGAACGACGAACGCGTTTCCCCAGAAGATCGTCCACAGCCAGAGGACGAGGATGAGCTCGACGGTCCAGCCGAAGTAGGATGCACCGATGGCATTGCCGAAGGTCAAAACGAACCATTGAGAGCCGACAGCGTAGCGCACGGCAATTTGCAGAATGAACGTGCAGAAGATGGCGGCCATCATCAGCGCAGAGACTCCTTCGGCCATGTTTCGGAGTGTGCTGATCACGGTCTTCATAGCGGGGCCCTTCCAAGTCAGACTTTGCACTTCTGGACAGGCTTCACGCGCTGATCGACGCAACGCGCGCGACCCGTTCGAGGCTCGTATCTGTCGGTTCAGCGCAGGAATGCGCTGCACCGGTCTTCAGCTGCTCAGTCTCCGAGCGCGTTCACGGTGTCCAGAACACCTTCCGGCCAGCTGCTGGCAAATTCGCTGCTCAGATAGGCCGACTGCACCGCGCTGCGGAATGCGGCGACATCGGGTTCGTAGATCTCAATCCCCTTGCCTTCGAGGAAGGCTATCAGCTCTTCTTCCTTGGCAAGCTGCGCAGCCCGGCCACTGTCGGCGGCGGCAACGGCGGCCGCGGTGACCGCCGCTTGCTGTTCGGCGGTCATCCCGTTGTAAACCCCTGCCGAGATGGCGATGAAGTTCCAATCCACCAGATGCGACGTCAGAGCGATCTGCTTGGTGACTTCGTAGAACTTGGCGTCCACCACGGTCGGCAGCGGGTTGTCCTGGCCATCGACGGCGCCGGTCTGCAGTGCGGTGTAGACCTCGGTGAAGGCCATGGGAGTCGGGTTCGCACCAAGTGCACGACCAAGGAATTGCCACGCATCCGAGCCCGGCATCCGCAGGTTGACACCAGCCAGATCGGCGGGGGTCTTCACGTCAATCTCCGAACGGGCCTGGCGCAGGTTCACCTGGCGACGCCCTAGATACATCGGCGCCAGCAACCGAACGCCGAGCTCGGCCTCGACCTTCTGCTTGAAGGGGTCCATCAGCGGATCGTTGAAGACCCGGACCTGGTGCTCGGCGCTCTGCAGCACATACCCGGCCGCGAAGACCGACCACTCGGGAACGAAGGTGGCCAGTTCCTGCGCCGACGTGATCGACATTTCGAGGTCGCCGGCGGCGATGGCCTCCAGCTCGGTTCCTTGCCCGAACAGGGTGCCGTTCCAGTGCGGCTCGAAGGTCGCAAACTCGGCCACGGCCGGACCGAAGACATTGATCATCGCGATGGCGCGCTGGTCGGTTTCCGAGTTCACGGCGGAAAGCCGAAGCCGGATTTTGTCCTGGGCGAAGGCACCGGTGGCGCTGAAAACGAGTGCGGCGGTAGCCGCAAGAAGAGCGCGGCGAGAGATGGCAAAAGACATTCTGTCCTCCCTTGGGTTTACGGACCCGCCCTCGTCTCCCACACGGACGAACCCATGAAGGGTCTCATATCACCTCGTATCGATGCGATCAATAAAAATCGATTTTTCTTTTTATTATGGGTTTTTCCACTTTACATCGCTTTGCAGCCGAGGCATTATCGCCCTCGTAAGGACGCACCAATGTTAGCCTTGGATTTTAACGCAAAATCAGCGGGCAAGCCCACCATTGCGGGGCAGATCGAGGCGCAACTGCGCCACGACATCCTGCACGGCATCCTTGCGCCGGGCGGCAAACTCAACCTCGACAAGCTTCGGATTTCGATGGACGTGGGATTGTCTCCCCTCCGCGAGGCCGTCACCAGACTTGTCACCGAAGGGTTGATCGAAGCGGAGGCGCAACGCGGCTACACCGTTGCGCCGATTTCGGTTGCCAATCTCGATGAGGTCTGCGCCTTGCGGCTTGAGCTCGAGCCCTACGCACTGCGGAAATCCATCGAAAATGGTGGTCTCGAATGGGAGGCAGCGGTCATGGGAGCCCTCCATCGTCTGAACAAGACCGACCGGGTCCCTGGTGACCCCGTCAGTCTTGCCAATTGGGAGGCTGCGAACAACGCCTTCCACCTGACCCTGATCGAACGCTGCGACATGCCTCTGCTGATCAAGATGTACAAGTCGCTTGTCAGCATGAACGACCGCTACCGGCACATTTACCTGAGGGCGGTTGCGGTGCAGCGCGACGTGATCGATGAACACACCGCTATTGCGCAGGCGGCGGTCGAACGGCGCGCAGACGACGCCGCCGCCTTGCTGGCCAGGCATATCGAGCGCTCCACGAGCAACCTGCGGCTTCTGATCTCCGATGACCTTCCGGCGGCCCCGCTGTGACGCGCGCACTCGGTCTGGGACATTTCACCTTTCTAGACCTGCCCCCAGCCGAGCTGGTCCGGCTGGCGGGTCGGTCCGGCTTCGATTTCGTCGGCCTGCGATTCCACCCGGTTTCTCCTGGGGCGCTGAACTGGCTGCCCGATGCGGCCGGTCTGCGCGAGCTTGCGCGCGTCATGCAAGGCGAGGGGATCGGGCTATACGACATCGAAACGGTCGTCATCGACGAGGCGCTGGAGCCGGAAACCTTGGTCCCGGCGATGGAGGCCGCTAGCGCGTTGGGGGGCAAGCGGGTCAACGTCTGTGCGGATGTCTTTCCGGCGCTTGCCGAGACCTTCGCCAGGATAAGCGACCTGGCCGCAACGCGCGGCCTCGGTCTTGATCTCGAATGCATGGCGTGGCGCGGGATCAATACGCCGCGCGCCTGTCTCGATCTGATCGCGTCCTCAGGCGCCTCAGGCGCAGCCTACCTGGTTGATGCGCTACACCATTCGCGCTGCGGCGGAACGCCCTCGGACATCGCCGGGATGCCGGCCGGACAGGTCGTTTCCGCGCAGCTCTGCGACGCGCCTGCCACAGCCCCGCCGGACGACGACGCCCTTTTAGCCGAGGCACGCGGCGGGCGCATTCTTCCGGGTGAAGGAAGGCTGGACCTTGCAGGGATCATACGGGCGCTGCCGGCGGAGACGGTCATCTCCGTCGAATTGCCCTCTGCCAGCGATACCCGCCCGCCGTCCGAGCGCGCCCGCGCAATCTTCTCGGCGACCGCCGCTCTATTCGCACCGGAATCAGCGTGAAAACCATCATTGTCCTCAACGGCCCCAACCTGAACCTTCTCGGCAAACGTCAACCCGCGATCTACGGGCACGAAACGCTCGACGGTGTCGAACGTCTGTGCACCGCCGCCTGTGCGGAAGGGTTCGGCGTGCGTCTGCTTCAGTCCAATCACGAGGGCCAGCTCATCGACTGGATTCACGAGGCACGCGAGACGACCTGCGGGATCGTCTTTAACCCGGGTGCCTTCACGCATACCTCGATCGCGATCTTGGATGCGCTCAACACCTACGATCCCCCGGTGATCGAGGTCCACATCAGTCAGGTGCACAAGCGCGAGGCCTTTCGGCACCATTCCTATGTGTCGCTTCGCGCCGATGGCGTAATCGCCGGACTGGGCCTTGAAGGCTACGCCGCCGGTGTGCGCCGCATTTGCCAACTCGCCTCGCGCCAGCCGCAATGACAAGAACCGAAAGCGCCGATCCTGCGGCACGGCGATCAAGAAGGAGGATTTCGGATGACCGTCATCCACAACCAGCAGGAAGTAACGCCCGCCGTCCTGAAGGTCATGGAACAAACCAACGGTCCGCGCCTGCGCGAGATCATGGTGAGCCTGATCAAGCATCTGCACGGCTTCATCCGCGACGTTCGGCTGACCGAAACCGAGTTCCAACAGGCGACCAAGATCCTCAAAACCATGGGTCAGCAGAGCAACGACAAGCACAATGAATTCGTGCTCATGGCCGGATCGCTCGGCGTGTCGTCTCTGGTCTGCCTGCTCAACAACGGGGACAACGGCACGACCGAAACCACGCAGTCCCTCCTGGGACCGTTCTGGCGCATGAACCAGCCGATGACCGAGAATGGCGGATCGATCCTGCGATCCGACACTCCCGGTCCCCGGCTCTATGGCACTTTCACCTTCCTCGATCAGGCCGACCTCCCGATCGAGGGCCTGGAGGTGGACATCTGGCACGCGTCGCCCGTGGGCCTCTATGAGAACCAGGATGAGAGCCAGGCTGACTTCAACCTGCGTGGGAAGTTCATCACCGGGGCGGACGGGATCGTACGGTTCAAGTCGGTCAAGCCCGTCGGCTACCCGATTCCGACGACGACGACGGTTGGCACGCTCTTGGCCGCACAGAACCGCCACCCATACCGTCCGGCGCATGTGCACGTCCTGGCCCACAAACAAGGGTTCAAGACGCTGATCAATCAGACCTATGTCGACGAGACCGACTACCTGACCTCGGACGTCCAGTTCGGGGTGACGGAAGCGCTGATTGGAAAACTCGAGAAGCACACCGGCCCGCATCCCGAGGATGGCGACGTCGGCGAATGGTACACGCTCGAACACACGCTGAAGCTCGAGCCGGGCATTTCAAAACTTCCAATCCCCCCGATCAAGTGAGCAGACGATGTTGACAGAACAGCAGCGCCAGGATGCAACTGACGCGATCCTGAAGGCCGAGCAGACCCGCAGGGTCTGTCCCCAGCCGTCGAAGACATGGCCCGACATGACGCTCGAGGATGCCTACGACGTACAGCGTCGCTGGGCGGATGCTCGCATCGCGGGCGGCGCGAAAATCGTCGGGCGCAAAATCGGTCTGACCAGTCGCGCCATGCAGCAAGCCTCGAGGATGACCGAGCCGGACTACGGCGTGATTCTGGACGACGCGCTGTTTTATGACGGCGCGCGCATTGAGGCCGGCACGTTCATCAAGCCACGGCTCGAGGTCGAACTGGCCTTCGTCATGGGCGAGGACCTGTCCGGCGCCGGATGCCAGGTGCATGACGTGCTGCGGGCGACGGAATTCGTTCAACCTGCTCTGGAGATCATCGATTACCGTACCGAGGTGCCGCGCAAGATCGTGGACACCATCGCCGACAACGCCGCCTTCGGCGCGATCGTTCTCGGTGGGCGAACGATTCGTCCGTTCGACGTCGATCTTCGTTGGGTCGGCGCAACGTTGTCGCAAAATGGCGTGATCGAGGAGACGGGGGTCTCGGCAGCGGTCATGGGACACCCCGCGGCAGGGCTGGCGTGGTTGGTGAACAAGCTGGCGCCGCTCGGCGGAGGATTGAAGAAGGGCGATATCGTGCTGGGAGGATCATTTACCCGCCCGGTCGATATTTCCTCCGGCGACGTGATCTTCGCGGATTTTGGTCCTTTGGGATCGCTGGGCGTCCGGTTCGAGTGAGAGAGGCTGCCTTCGTCCCATTCTCTCAATTCAACCATCTGGGATATGGTCATGAATTTGCCTGCCAACGATTTCAAGGCCGCGCTGCGCTCCGGACAGACTCAGATCGGCATCTGGAGTTCGCTCTCGGATCCGACAGTGGCGGAGCTTCTGGCCGGTTGCGGCTATGACTGGATGATGTTCGACACGGAACATTCGACAGTGGGCCCGAACGAAGTCATCAGCTTTCTGCGCACGGTGGCGCCGTATCCAGTCAGTCCGATCGTGCGTCCCGGTTGGAACAACCCGGTGGAGATCAAGAAGCTTCTCGACGCTGGGGCGCAGACCCTGCTGATCCCCTATGTGCAATCCGCGGAAGAGGCCCGGTCGGCGGTGGCCGCGGTGACCTATCCGCCCAAGGGCGTGCGGGGCGTCTCCGGAATCACCCGCGCCACCCGCTACGGCGTCGTTACCAACTATGCCACCCGCGCCAATGAGGAAATCTGCCTGCTGGTCCAGGTCGAAACCCGCGAGGCACTGTCGCAACTCAGGGAGATCGCGCAGGTGCCGGGCGTGGACGGCGTGTTCTTCGGCCCCGCCGACTTGGCGGCCAGTTTCGGCTATCCGGGGCAGCCGTCGCACGACGAGATTAGGAAGGCGATTCTTGATGGAATCGCCCTGGTTCAGGACCTTGGCGTGCCAGCCGGGATTCTGTCTCTGGATCAGGAGTTTCTGCGCGAGGCCAAGATGGCCGGCGCTTTGTTCATGGCAGTTGACGTTGACAGTGGGCTGTTGCGCCGGTCCGCGGTCGCGCGGCGCGCCGAATGGTCCTGACTGCGATGAAGGAAAGAGCGCATTCCGCCCTGCGCGCTGCTCTGAACATGAACAACACCGCGCTCGTGCAACGGGCCGGCGATGGTTACACAGGGCTGGCGGTCCGCATTGCGGAACGCATCAGCGCCGAGATGGGCGCGCCCCTGACCTTCGTCGAACACCCTAACGCGCAATCCGTCTTGCAGGCCGAGCCGGACGGGTGGGACATCGCCTTTCTCGCAATTGACCCCTCGCGCACCGACCGAATCGCGTTCAGCGATCCCTATCACAGTGTCGAGGCGACATTTCTGGTGCGAGATGTCCTAGCGCATCGGTCATGCGCCGAAATCCTGCAGGGGGATCACATGATCATGAGCGCGAAGGGCGCCGCCTATCAGGCACGCCTGTCCGCACTCACGCCCAAGGGGCTGCTTGTCGTCGCAACTTCCCCGGACGAGGCGCGACAGCGCTTTCTGCGCGGCGAGGGCCATGCGCTCGCCGGTATTCGTGAGACCCTTGAATCAGTCAAGATTCCCGGAGCCCGCATCCTCCCGGATAACTTCGCGCACATCGAACAAGCAGTTGCCGTGCCCGTTCTTGCCAATGCCCAAATCGCGCTGATCAATCGAACGCTCAGAAAAAATGCTTTGAGGCAGAACACATTCTAGCAACTGTATCTGTCAGGGTGCCGAAGGTTGCTCACTTCTGACGGTTCCTGCGCAGGGCATTCGCGACGGTGACGAACTTCTGAGCTACGGCGTGATGATGACGTTGTGCGGTTTTCCGGCTTTGCGCAGACGATCAGCGAAGGGTTTGATGATCGGGTTGTGATGCGCGGCGACCAATGCCGCCTGAAACATCAGGTGTCGCAGGGAACGACGGCCGCCCGCGATGGCCCGTTTCCGCGAAGTGTTCCGCTATCATGCGCCACCGGAGCCAAGCCCGCGAGAGCTCTGCCGCTCGGCGTGGCGGTCGTCGTGACAGAGCCCAACGCGGACCTTCACGAACCAATTTTCAGCAGGGTAACGGACTTTAAAGGTGAACCAGCTCCGCCACCCCTTGCGAACGACGCTATGCTGAAGGGTTTCGGATGCCGTCAGGCGTACGAAAACCTCTCACGCAGGAACCCGCGGGCAGCAGGCGGTGAGCTATGGGGATTTGTGTCTCGGGGTGTGCCAGCGTCTGTCGCGGACGTCCGCATGGGGCGCTGGTGGCTGGTCCAGCATGCGACTTCTGGGCCAGGTCGGAGACCTTCTTGCGGTGATGCCGACGGGCTTCACGTGCCTGACGACCGGCGCGATAGCGATGCGCGCATACCTTCCCATTGACCCGCGCCGGCGTGGCGCGGTCGTGCGAGGAAGCGGGCCACGCCGGGTCATGGAGCGTTCTCCCGGTTTGTTGCTGTTTGGCTAGGCGGTCCGCGCGGTTGCCTGCACCGTTCGAACCCGCGATGACGATCATACGCCCGCCGCAGGATGGGCAAGGCGGGCGGAAGTCGTCCGGTTCTGTCGGAGGATTGTTCGTGACGGGAGGCGCGGCCGCGAGCAGTTGGCGGGCGTGTGCGAGGCGGTCCTTGCGAGGGCCGCCTGCGAGCAGGCCGTAGTGTCGGATGCGATGGAAACCGCGCGGCAGAATGTGGAGCGGGAACCGACGAATGAACTTGTCGGTAGCGAGCATCATGACACGCTGTCGGTCGGCGCCGTTGCGGCGATAGTCCTGGTAGCGGAAGGTGACGCCAGCCTCTTCGAAGGCGATCAGACGGCGGTTCGAGATCGCGACCCAGTGGGTATAGCGCGACAGATAGGCGAGCACCGCCTCAGGACCGGCGAAGGGCGGCTTGGCGTAGACTACCCAGCGCTTCTTCCTGACGGCATCCAGGTGGCGTAGGAAGGCCCGTCGCTCGGCGAGGTGCGCCATCGATCCGAAGAAGGCGAGCCGCCCAGCGTCGTGCAGCGCGAGCAGTCGGGTGACCGCGTAGCCATGCCGCCGGGCTCGGCGAGGGCATTGACGCTGTAGGTCCAGTCGATCCGCTGGTGCTAAGCGCACCCTAGACCGACGAGCTGCTACGCAGGTTCGACGCGAGCGTCTGCTTCGATGAACGAAGATGATCGCGCGCGGCGGCTGTCGCCGCCGCTTCGTCGCGCGCCATGAGCGCATCGATCAGGCGAAGATGCTCGCCGATTGCCCTGAGGTTGCGCTCACACTCGTCGGTTTTGTCCCACTGGAAGTGGTAGTGGAAGATCAATGTGATGACCTTCTGGAACTCGGCTACGAAGCGGTTGTGCACGACGCTGCCGATCGTCGCGTGGAATCGCTCATCGAGAAGCGAGAAATCGTGATAGCGCGCATCGATCTCCTCGGCGAGCCGGCGATGCTCGTCGGCGAGTTCCTCGAGCCTCTGCCATATCGCGTGGTCGCCCGGGAGGGCGACCAGATGCGAAACCGCGTTCAACTCGAGCATGAGGCGGAAATCCGACAGCTCCAGGGCATACTCGCGTGTGAAGCCCACCAGCTCCCAGCCACCCCGTGGGCGCCTGCTGACAAGACCAAACCGGCTGAGCGAAGCGAGGAACTCCTGCAAGCCGTAGGCTGGTACACGGAACTTGCGGGCAAGCTCGGTCACGTTGAGGCTCGTGCCCGGCGGAACGTCGGATCGCAATATCCAGTCCAGGAACTGCCGTTCCAGTTCCTCCTGCGAGATCTGATCGGATTGAACGACGAGGCGATCACCTGCCTTCGGAGCGCGAAGCAGTGATTTGCTTCGGCCTACCCACGCGATGATCCCCTCGCCTTGAAGGCGATCCAACGCCGACCGCACCACGGTTCGGCTGACGTCTAGATGACACGCGAGCGCCAGTTCAGGAGGGAGCTGGTCGCCCCGCTTCAACGTGCCGCAATAGTCCAGCAGTCCGTTGAAGGCCCTCCTGAACCGCTCATCCGTTCGCGCCAAGCTCTCGTTCTCCCGATGGCTGCGCAGCCTATCACGCAAGCTCGATTGACGACAATAATTAAAAACAATTGACTTGATGCTTCCGGCCACGCACCGTGCTTTTAATAATATTGAACCGTGACGGGAGGAACGTCATGTCGGCCGCCGCTAGGAGCGGGCATGCCGTCGGAGGCATGGTGCAATTCAATGCCGAGACACTTCACAAGCTGTCGGCGCTCGCCACGCTCGGCATCCTGATAGGCATTTTCGCCTTCGGGAACGCCGCCTTCCTGTCTGTGAACAACGGGCTGACCATCCTGTTGCAGACCTCGGTCATCGGCCTCCTCGGTATCGGGATGACGATGGTCATCATCACCGGCGGCATCGATCTCAGTGTCGGGTCGGTGCTCGCCTTGTCTGGCACGGCCACCGGCCTCATGGTCAAGGCGGGCGTGCCCGTGCCGCTCGCCATGACAGGCGGGGTCGGCGTCGGCGCGCTCTGCGGACTGGCCAACGGCCTCGTCGTCACCAAGCTGCGTATCACTCCGTTCGTCGCCACGCTCGGCATGATGATGATCGCGCGTGGGGCCGCGCTTCAGCTCACCGGTGCCGCCCCGATTTCGCGGCTGGGCGACGTGTTCGGCAGGCTGGGCAACGGCGCACTGTTCCGCGTTGTCGAGCAGCAGCCGAACGGCCTGTCGAAGGTCGTCTTTCCGGGAATCCCCTATCCTGCGATCCTGTTGCTGGTCGTCGCGCTCATGGCGGCGTTCCTGCTTAAGCGCCGACCGCTCGGACGCCACATCTACGCAACGGGCTCGAATGAGGAGGCGGCGCGGCTTTCGGGCGTCAATGTCGACCGCACAAAAATCGCCGCATACCTGATGTCGGGCGCGCTCGCCGGCCTTGCCGGCAACGTGCTCATGTCGCGCCTCGTCACCGCGCAGCCCAACGAGGGCCTCATGTACGAACTCGACGCGATCGCGTCGGCGGTGATCGGCGGAGCGTCGCTGATGGGCGGCGTAGGCACGATCTCGGGCACCATGATCGGTGCTTTCATAATAGGCGTGCTGCGCAACGGCCTGAATATGGCCGGCGTATCCGCCTTCATCCAGCAGATCATCATCGGCTTCGTCGTCATAGCAGCGGTCTTTGTCGACCAGCTTCGAAGCCGCCGATGAGTGCGACCAACAAGTAACAAGTGGAGGAACACAATGAAGACTTCTCTAAAGACCCTGCTCGCGCTCGGCGTCGTCATGGCCTTGCCGGCGATGGCATCGGCCGGCGAGATCGCCGTGATCGTCAAAACTACAAACTCGAACTTCTGGCAGAACGTCAACAAGGGCGCCAGCGCGGCAATCGCCGGTCAGTCCGAGCACACGATAACTTTCGACGGCCCGGCCGCCGAGTCGGCGATCGCAGACCAGGTCAACCTTGTCGACAACGCGGTCAACCGCGGCGTGGCCGGCATCGTGCTGGCCCCGTCCGATCCTGAATCGCTCATTCCCGCAGTCAAGAGGGCCAACGAGGCCGGCATCCCGGTCACGATCATCGATTCCGCACTCGGCGAAGGA is a window encoding:
- a CDS encoding sugar phosphate isomerase/epimerase, with translation MTRALGLGHFTFLDLPPAELVRLAGRSGFDFVGLRFHPVSPGALNWLPDAAGLRELARVMQGEGIGLYDIETVVIDEALEPETLVPAMEAASALGGKRVNVCADVFPALAETFARISDLAATRGLGLDLECMAWRGINTPRACLDLIASSGASGAAYLVDALHHSRCGGTPSDIAGMPAGQVVSAQLCDAPATAPPDDDALLAEARGGRILPGEGRLDLAGIIRALPAETVISVELPSASDTRPPSERARAIFSATAALFAPESA
- the aroQ gene encoding type II 3-dehydroquinate dehydratase, which translates into the protein MKTIIVLNGPNLNLLGKRQPAIYGHETLDGVERLCTAACAEGFGVRLLQSNHEGQLIDWIHEARETTCGIVFNPGAFTHTSIAILDALNTYDPPVIEVHISQVHKREAFRHHSYVSLRADGVIAGLGLEGYAAGVRRICQLASRQPQ
- a CDS encoding GntR family transcriptional regulator codes for the protein MKGLISPRIDAINKNRFFFLLWVFPLYIALQPRHYRPRKDAPMLALDFNAKSAGKPTIAGQIEAQLRHDILHGILAPGGKLNLDKLRISMDVGLSPLREAVTRLVTEGLIEAEAQRGYTVAPISVANLDEVCALRLELEPYALRKSIENGGLEWEAAVMGALHRLNKTDRVPGDPVSLANWEAANNAFHLTLIERCDMPLLIKMYKSLVSMNDRYRHIYLRAVAVQRDVIDEHTAIAQAAVERRADDAAALLARHIERSTSNLRLLISDDLPAAPL
- a CDS encoding shikimate dehydrogenase; the protein is MISGKTKLIAHLGYPTESFRAPMIYNPYFEKHGIDAVVVPMGSKSEDYAKFLKLVFRLSNIHGALVTMPHKVTTMTLLDEASTTAQVAGSCNAIRLDPEGRLVGDMFDGEGFVRGVLRKGQELSGKKALVVGSGGAGSAIAASLAKAGVAELSLFDGDEPSMQGLAVRLRQAYPDLIVNTGSNDPAGYDLVVNATPLGMKEGDPLPMNVSRIDPSTFVGEVVMKTEITPFLAAAGERGCQFQVGTDMLFEQIPAYLEFFGFCHATPDELRAIAKIAY
- the dctP gene encoding TRAP transporter substrate-binding protein DctP encodes the protein MSFAISRRALLAATAALVFSATGAFAQDKIRLRLSAVNSETDQRAIAMINVFGPAVAEFATFEPHWNGTLFGQGTELEAIAAGDLEMSITSAQELATFVPEWSVFAAGYVLQSAEHQVRVFNDPLMDPFKQKVEAELGVRLLAPMYLGRRQVNLRQARSEIDVKTPADLAGVNLRMPGSDAWQFLGRALGANPTPMAFTEVYTALQTGAVDGQDNPLPTVVDAKFYEVTKQIALTSHLVDWNFIAISAGVYNGMTAEQQAAVTAAAVAAADSGRAAQLAKEEELIAFLEGKGIEIYEPDVAAFRSAVQSAYLSSEFASSWPEGVLDTVNALGD
- a CDS encoding TRAP transporter small permease subunit; translation: MAAIFCTFILQIAVRYAVGSQWFVLTFGNAIGASYFGWTVELILVLWLWTIFWGNAFVVRDHDHVTFDIIYNVVGRNTRTALAIIGALIIAAALWSSIGPTYDRMKLLRLKSSATLPVKMLPIYSIYFVFLAAVGLRYLLRAWDCVRHGADRELHVLPYEEPIHAEIVK
- a CDS encoding TRAP transporter large permease yields the protein MSLELAIMVGSLFLLAGIGVPIAYAIIVAAMTYMLASGTSIGIVGKTLTDGIYQSFLLLAVPLFIVAANIMNEGSVSDRLLNFCIATVGRFKGGLGHVNVMASLIFSGMSGSAVADAAGIGKIIIDMMRKDGRFPAGYAAAITAASATIGPIIPPSIPMVLYALISNASIGALFLGGILPGLLMGAVLMAMNFWISHRRGFATEEPVPFRDLPRVTSQAFPALLMPAILLYGIYGGVTTPTEAAAVAAAYALLLSTVFYRSLSLKTLYSILVESSRSSAAVGIVIGGALILNYIVASENIPAALAAYLVNVDVAPLTFLLAVNVLVLVLGCLLDATTIILVIVPLFIPTCNLLGIDLVHFGVVIVVNCMIGLITPPYGILLFVINAVTGIPLRDIIRDVVPFLVVLVAALLAMILIPDIVLFLPRLLGYEG